A single window of Acidimicrobiales bacterium DNA harbors:
- a CDS encoding 4-hydroxybutyryl-CoA dehydratase → MVKVRSAQSTSLERVTLRSPEEYLSSVADGRRVHYRGRWIQDIRAEPELAVALEHAALDYRVAEMPEYRHLAVWEDPETGEAHSSYWKIPRNSEDLLARSRLIETVTGLGGTMVTLIKEIGSDACFALLRVLEGEALERARAFWSRCRDRDLAVAVAQTDVKGDRSLPPHMQPDPDHYVRIVDRGPEGIVVRGAKAHTSVSVNADEIVVLPTRAMGPEDQDWSVAFAVPTNTPGLSLYVSSYGATSSEDEFTHPLSGRHKMLETLTVFDDVFVPAERVFLAGEHHLAGPLALAFVEYHRFTAVSYKLPLLDALVGCAVSLAEMNGVARAGHIREKIAQLVAYSEEVRGLTELAAVRARHERGIAYPDPLTTNLAKFRFATGYHQALEWVQDCAGGLLVTGPGGEDWENPETRKVLEKYFAAAAPAEERLRMMNLASELTARDFGGYHAVLAVHAEGSIEAEKLQLVRSWDRERAVSYARRLAGLD, encoded by the coding sequence ATGGTGAAAGTCCGCTCTGCGCAGTCGACTAGCCTCGAGAGAGTGACCCTTCGCTCTCCCGAGGAATACCTCTCCTCCGTGGCGGACGGCAGGCGGGTTCACTATCGCGGCCGGTGGATACAGGACATACGTGCCGAGCCCGAGCTGGCGGTCGCCTTGGAGCACGCGGCACTCGACTACCGGGTGGCGGAGATGCCCGAATACCGGCATCTCGCGGTGTGGGAAGATCCCGAGACCGGTGAGGCGCACAGCAGCTACTGGAAGATCCCTCGCAATTCCGAGGACCTGCTCGCACGGTCGCGTCTGATCGAGACCGTCACGGGCCTCGGCGGCACGATGGTCACGCTCATCAAGGAGATCGGCTCCGACGCTTGCTTCGCGCTGCTGAGAGTCTTGGAGGGAGAAGCCCTCGAGAGAGCCCGCGCCTTCTGGAGCCGCTGCAGAGACCGGGACTTGGCGGTGGCAGTGGCGCAGACGGACGTGAAGGGAGACCGCTCGCTTCCACCCCACATGCAGCCGGATCCCGACCACTACGTCCGCATCGTCGATCGGGGGCCCGAAGGGATCGTCGTCAGGGGAGCCAAGGCGCACACGTCCGTCTCGGTGAACGCAGACGAGATCGTGGTGCTCCCCACCCGCGCGATGGGCCCGGAGGACCAGGACTGGTCGGTCGCCTTCGCCGTCCCGACCAACACCCCCGGGCTGTCGCTGTACGTGTCGTCGTACGGGGCCACGTCGAGCGAGGACGAATTCACGCATCCGCTGTCGGGTCGCCACAAGATGCTCGAGACTCTCACCGTCTTCGACGACGTCTTCGTCCCGGCCGAACGGGTCTTCCTCGCAGGCGAGCACCATCTTGCCGGGCCTCTGGCCCTGGCGTTCGTCGAATACCACCGTTTCACGGCCGTGTCGTACAAGCTCCCACTATTGGACGCCCTCGTGGGTTGTGCCGTGTCTCTGGCAGAGATGAACGGCGTCGCACGTGCAGGTCACATACGCGAAAAGATCGCTCAGCTGGTGGCGTACTCGGAGGAGGTTCGCGGGCTCACAGAACTGGCAGCCGTCCGTGCCAGACACGAACGAGGAATCGCATACCCCGACCCACTCACGACGAACCTGGCCAAGTTCCGCTTCGCTACCGGCTACCACCAGGCTCTCGAATGGGTGCAGGACTGTGCGGGGGGGCTGCTCGTCACCGGGCCCGGGGGCGAAGACTGGGAGAATCCCGAGACTCGCAAGGTCCTGGAGAAGTACTTCGCGGCAGCTGCTCCGGCCGAAGAGCGCCTACGGATGATGAACCTCGCGTCGGAGCTCACCGCTAGGGACTTCGGGGGATACCACGCGGTCCTCGCGGTTCATGCCGAAGGCTCGATCGAAGCAGAGAAGCTGCAACTGGTTCGCTCCTGGGACCGGGAACGTGCGGTTTCGTATGCCCGGAGGCTCGCGGGACTCGACTGA
- a CDS encoding ATP-dependent protease: MLAAIPSATCVGVDGREVRVEVHVSNGLPGFAIVGLPDTACREARDRVRAALLSSGEHWPQRRITVNLAPSSVRKEGSGFDLAIAVGLLVAEGLLSPEVVAGRAFIAELGLDGSLRPVPGVLPMVASISAGQVVVAEASVAEASLVRGVRVRTSPDLATLLAVLRGNRPWPDPPAPVIRDREVPSPDLADVRGQPIARWALEVAAAGGHGLLLVGPPGVGKSMLVRRLPGLLPDLDDEDALEVTRIHSVAGLLSEVDGLLRRPPFRAPHHTASRVAMVGGGGTRVMPGEVSLAHRGVLFLDELAEFPGSVLETLRQPIEEGVVRIVRARESVCFPARFMLVGATNPCPCGSPHGPCSCTCTSTARARYTRRLSGPLLDRFDLRVEVSAPHPEALLSEAREETTAEVAGRVRAVRERSRRRGFRTNAEIPDDRLDELAPMDRSARQVADRAVSTGRISARGLRRIRLVALTLADLEDHEGPLRARHLEQSLLLRADLGRYATGV, from the coding sequence ATGCTGGCCGCGATCCCTTCTGCCACCTGTGTCGGTGTCGACGGCCGAGAGGTGCGGGTCGAGGTGCACGTGTCGAACGGTCTCCCCGGTTTTGCCATCGTCGGTCTGCCGGACACTGCGTGTCGTGAGGCCCGCGATCGGGTACGAGCCGCCCTGCTGTCGTCCGGTGAGCACTGGCCTCAGAGGCGAATCACCGTCAACCTGGCTCCCTCTTCGGTGAGGAAGGAGGGTTCCGGATTCGATCTGGCCATAGCCGTCGGTCTTCTGGTCGCCGAGGGGCTGTTGTCACCAGAGGTCGTGGCAGGTCGGGCGTTCATAGCCGAACTGGGGCTCGACGGTTCCCTCAGGCCCGTCCCGGGAGTCCTGCCCATGGTGGCGAGCATCTCGGCAGGCCAGGTGGTGGTAGCGGAAGCTTCGGTGGCCGAGGCCTCCCTGGTGCGCGGAGTCCGAGTGCGCACGAGCCCCGATCTCGCGACCCTACTGGCCGTCTTGCGAGGAAACCGTCCCTGGCCCGATCCTCCCGCTCCCGTGATTAGAGACCGTGAAGTCCCCTCGCCGGATCTGGCGGACGTCAGGGGGCAGCCGATAGCCCGTTGGGCCCTCGAGGTGGCCGCTGCGGGGGGTCACGGTCTGCTCCTCGTGGGTCCACCGGGTGTCGGAAAGTCGATGCTCGTACGTCGACTCCCCGGCCTGCTCCCGGATCTGGACGACGAAGATGCCTTGGAAGTGACGCGCATCCACTCTGTCGCCGGACTGCTGAGTGAGGTCGACGGCCTTCTACGGCGACCTCCCTTCCGCGCCCCGCATCACACTGCATCCCGAGTGGCGATGGTCGGGGGTGGCGGCACGCGGGTGATGCCCGGCGAGGTCTCACTCGCTCACCGAGGTGTGTTGTTCCTCGACGAGTTGGCCGAGTTTCCGGGCTCCGTGCTGGAGACGCTCCGCCAGCCGATCGAAGAGGGCGTGGTTCGAATCGTGCGCGCTCGCGAGAGCGTCTGCTTCCCTGCGAGGTTCATGTTGGTGGGCGCGACCAACCCCTGCCCCTGCGGTTCACCCCACGGACCGTGTTCCTGCACGTGCACCTCTACGGCTCGGGCCAGATACACGAGACGTCTCTCCGGCCCCCTGTTGGACAGGTTCGACCTCAGAGTCGAGGTGTCCGCACCACACCCCGAGGCGCTCCTCTCCGAGGCGCGTGAGGAGACGACAGCGGAGGTTGCCGGGCGGGTTCGGGCGGTGAGGGAACGCAGCAGGCGACGCGGATTCCGGACCAACGCAGAGATACCGGACGATCGGCTGGACGAGTTGGCTCCGATGGACCGGTCCGCCCGACAGGTCGCGGACCGTGCGGTTTCCACGGGACGGATCTCCGCCAGAGGGTTGAGGAGGATCCGTCTGGTGGCTCTCACCCTGGCGGACTTGGAGGATCACGAGGGACCCCTCCGAGCGCGCCACCTCGAGCAGTCCCTTCTGCTCAGAGCGGATCTCGGGAGGTATGCAACCGGTGTCTGA
- the rplS gene encoding 50S ribosomal protein L19 has protein sequence MNPTDVVDRVSLRQDVPEFGPGDRVRVHYRVVEGDKERIQVFEGVVIARRGSGVRETFTVRKISFGVGVERIFPVHSPMIAKIEVASRGDVRRAKLYYLRGRVGKKAKIKEKRDF, from the coding sequence ATGAATCCCACCGACGTCGTAGACCGGGTTTCGCTCCGACAGGACGTCCCCGAGTTCGGCCCCGGGGATCGGGTACGCGTCCACTACAGGGTGGTCGAAGGCGACAAGGAGCGCATCCAGGTTTTCGAAGGTGTGGTGATTGCTCGGCGCGGATCGGGTGTACGCGAGACCTTCACCGTACGCAAGATCAGTTTCGGCGTGGGTGTGGAGCGCATCTTTCCCGTGCACTCGCCGATGATCGCGAAGATCGAGGTCGCCTCGCGGGGCGACGTCCGCAGGGCAAAGCTGTATTACCTGCGAGGTCGAGTCGGCAAGAAAGCCAAGATCAAGGAAAAGCGCGACTTCTGA
- the trmD gene encoding tRNA (guanine-N(1)-)-methyltransferase gives MAALRVDVFTIFPEMLVHFFDSSLIGKARERGLLDIRVHDIREGADDTHRSVDDAPFGGGGGMVLMPEPVFRVVEAANPPRPLFLLDPAGDRFDQSMARSLADSGGFSLLCGRYEGVDERIRRHLSDGELSIGDFVLSGGEVAAMVVVEAVTRLVPGVLGNECSAHEDSFVEGLLEHPHYTRPADFRGWRVPPVLRSGDHEQIRRWRRARSLQRTLRRRPDLIAARGGLSEEELRLICEFPPDADE, from the coding sequence GTGGCTGCCTTGCGTGTCGACGTCTTCACCATCTTCCCGGAGATGCTCGTTCACTTCTTCGACTCGAGCTTGATCGGCAAGGCGCGCGAGCGCGGGCTTCTAGACATCCGTGTGCACGACATCCGTGAGGGAGCCGACGACACCCACCGGTCGGTGGACGACGCTCCTTTCGGTGGTGGTGGCGGGATGGTGTTGATGCCCGAACCCGTCTTCAGAGTGGTCGAGGCCGCGAACCCTCCCAGACCCCTGTTCCTTCTTGATCCGGCTGGTGACCGTTTCGACCAATCGATGGCGAGATCCCTGGCGGATTCTGGGGGCTTCTCACTGCTGTGTGGGCGTTACGAGGGTGTGGACGAACGGATACGGCGGCACCTATCCGACGGTGAGCTCTCCATCGGCGACTTCGTGCTCTCCGGAGGCGAGGTAGCCGCCATGGTCGTGGTGGAAGCCGTGACTCGGTTGGTGCCCGGGGTTCTCGGGAACGAGTGCTCGGCTCATGAGGACTCGTTCGTCGAGGGACTGCTCGAACATCCGCATTACACGAGGCCCGCCGACTTTCGTGGTTGGCGGGTTCCCCCGGTGCTGCGGTCGGGGGACCACGAGCAGATCCGTCGCTGGCGCAGGGCACGGTCGTTGCAGAGAACCCTCCGCCGAAGGCCTGATCTGATAGCGGCCCGCGGCGGGCTCAGCGAAGAGGAACTGCGCCTCATCTGCGAGTTTCCGCCGGACGCGGACGAGTGA
- the rimM gene encoding ribosome maturation factor RimM → MTATPGSVKGRGDDRLLEVGRVVKPHGLRGEVVVSLVSNRSERTVAGCEFRIAGTERSLVVKAARPHKRRWLMQFEGVTDRDGAERLRGVVLLARPIDDPEADWVHEMIGAHVVTRDGSSVGAVVAVQANPASDLLVLESGTLIPLTFVVQIAGDRIVVDTPPGLLDL, encoded by the coding sequence ATGACGGCAACTCCCGGATCGGTGAAGGGCAGAGGAGACGATCGGCTCCTCGAGGTCGGACGGGTGGTGAAACCCCACGGCCTGCGAGGCGAGGTGGTGGTCTCGCTGGTCTCGAACAGGAGCGAGCGAACCGTTGCGGGCTGCGAGTTCAGGATCGCCGGCACAGAGCGTTCCCTCGTGGTCAAAGCCGCTCGTCCTCACAAGCGTCGATGGCTGATGCAGTTCGAAGGGGTGACCGACCGCGATGGGGCCGAGCGTCTGCGTGGGGTGGTTCTCTTGGCTCGGCCCATCGACGATCCCGAGGCCGACTGGGTCCACGAGATGATCGGCGCGCACGTGGTGACGAGGGACGGTTCGTCGGTGGGGGCAGTGGTGGCGGTGCAGGCGAATCCCGCATCTGACCTGCTGGTGCTGGAATCGGGAACGCTGATCCCTCTCACGTTCGTCGTCCAGATCGCCGGCGACAGGATCGTCGTCGACACCCCTCCGGGACTCCTCGACTTGTAG
- a CDS encoding KH domain-containing protein — MNEDLYDHNELDANRLRGVMARDVAEYLAKSVVTRPDAVSVELSDDRDPIKIDVHVDPQDMGRVIGKRGRVAHAIRTLVAAAAAQEGERVEVEFYG, encoded by the coding sequence GTGAACGAGGACCTGTACGACCACAACGAGCTGGACGCGAATCGGCTCAGGGGAGTGATGGCGAGGGACGTGGCCGAGTACCTTGCCAAGTCGGTGGTCACCCGGCCCGATGCCGTCTCGGTGGAGCTCTCAGACGACCGCGACCCCATCAAGATCGACGTGCACGTCGACCCGCAGGACATGGGTCGCGTCATCGGGAAGCGGGGAAGGGTGGCTCATGCGATCCGCACGCTGGTGGCGGCTGCGGCAGCGCAGGAAGGTGAGCGCGTAGAGGTGGAGTTCTACGGCTGA
- the rpsP gene encoding 30S ribosomal protein S16, with translation MVKLRLMRMGKKKQPTYRVVAADSRRARDGRFIEIIGSYNPRTEPSEVKIHNDRAVDWLLKGAQPTDRVRKLLEISGAWEQFTAAKAAASAKGTDS, from the coding sequence GTGGTGAAGTTACGCCTGATGCGGATGGGCAAGAAGAAGCAACCCACCTACCGTGTCGTGGCGGCAGACTCTCGGCGCGCCCGAGACGGACGCTTCATAGAGATAATCGGCAGCTACAACCCGCGCACCGAGCCCTCCGAGGTGAAGATCCATAACGACAGGGCAGTCGACTGGTTGCTGAAGGGTGCGCAACCGACCGATCGAGTCCGGAAGCTGCTCGAGATATCCGGTGCCTGGGAGCAGTTCACCGCGGCGAAGGCCGCCGCGTCTGCCAAGGGGACCGACTCGTGA
- the ffh gene encoding signal recognition particle protein: protein MFEQLSERLEGILGRLRGRGTLRAEDVDEALRDIRRALLEADVNVEVARAFVGRVRERCVGASAHAALTPAQQVVKAVHDELVAALGGQTVELEYPAKPPTVVLLAGLQGSGKTTTAAKLALWFKKKGRRPVLVGADLQRPAAVDQLRTLGERIGVPVFSEPTDPIRVAKSGVEAAKAEGADVVIVDTAGRLAIDEELMDEVRRIGEAVSPHYRFLVVDAMTGQDAVRVAERFHAAVGIDGVILTKLDGDARGGAALSVKETIGRPIFFASSGEKVEDFDLFHPDRLAGRILGMGDVLTLIEKAEEAYERDKAAEAARKLVEGRFTLDDFLEQLQAVKKMGPISNLVSMLPGVPRELRNQEIDDREVRRVEAIIRSMTPEERVRPEIIDGSRRERIARGSGTSPSDVSDLVQQFLRVRKMLNNWMGLGTKRMAAARKRKSGRGKGKVRKGGRVTPKGGLPRPGMSGPPAGEIDGFPASGSPLGFD, encoded by the coding sequence TTGTTCGAGCAACTCTCCGAGCGCCTCGAGGGGATCCTCGGCCGTCTGAGGGGTCGCGGCACCCTCAGGGCGGAGGACGTCGACGAGGCTCTGAGGGACATCAGGCGGGCTCTCCTCGAGGCGGACGTCAACGTCGAGGTTGCGCGGGCTTTCGTCGGTCGAGTGCGCGAGCGTTGCGTGGGAGCTTCGGCTCATGCCGCCCTGACACCCGCGCAGCAGGTGGTTAAGGCGGTCCACGACGAGCTTGTAGCAGCTCTCGGAGGCCAGACGGTCGAACTCGAATATCCCGCCAAGCCTCCTACGGTGGTGTTGCTGGCCGGGCTACAGGGTTCCGGGAAGACGACGACCGCGGCGAAGCTCGCCCTCTGGTTCAAGAAGAAGGGCCGCCGACCCGTCCTGGTGGGGGCCGATCTGCAGCGGCCGGCCGCCGTGGACCAGCTGCGCACTCTCGGCGAGCGAATCGGCGTCCCCGTGTTCAGCGAGCCGACCGATCCCATTCGCGTCGCAAAGTCCGGGGTCGAAGCGGCCAAGGCCGAAGGTGCGGACGTGGTGATCGTCGACACGGCGGGGCGTCTGGCCATCGACGAGGAGCTGATGGACGAGGTCCGGCGCATCGGCGAAGCGGTCTCGCCCCACTATCGGTTCCTCGTGGTCGACGCCATGACCGGGCAGGACGCTGTGAGGGTGGCGGAGCGCTTCCACGCTGCCGTCGGCATCGACGGGGTGATCCTCACCAAGCTCGACGGCGACGCCAGAGGAGGCGCGGCTCTCTCGGTGAAGGAGACCATCGGGCGCCCGATCTTTTTTGCGTCCTCGGGCGAGAAAGTCGAAGACTTCGACCTCTTCCATCCCGATCGCCTCGCCGGTCGCATCCTCGGCATGGGCGACGTGCTCACACTGATCGAGAAGGCCGAGGAGGCCTACGAGCGGGACAAGGCCGCAGAAGCCGCCCGCAAACTCGTCGAGGGACGGTTTACTCTCGACGACTTTCTCGAGCAGTTACAGGCCGTCAAGAAGATGGGACCGATCTCGAATCTCGTCTCGATGCTCCCCGGCGTCCCTCGCGAGTTACGCAACCAGGAGATCGACGACCGTGAAGTCCGCAGGGTCGAGGCGATCATCCGCTCTATGACACCGGAGGAGCGTGTGAGGCCGGAGATCATCGACGGGTCTCGCCGGGAGCGGATTGCGCGGGGCTCGGGTACCAGTCCTTCAGATGTGAGCGATCTGGTCCAGCAGTTCCTGCGCGTGCGCAAGATGCTGAACAACTGGATGGGCTTGGGGACCAAGCGAATGGCGGCCGCGCGCAAGCGGAAGTCGGGACGAGGCAAGGGAAAGGTACGAAAGGGAGGCCGGGTCACCCCGAAGGGTGGCCTGCCGAGGCCGGGTATGTCGGGACCACCCGCCGGCGAGATCGACGGTTTTCCGGCGTCGGGTAGTCCGTTGGGGTTCGACTGA
- the ftsY gene encoding signal recognition particle receptor FtsY — MELLILVALMVVVSLVVLVGARVRSRGELEPPPPAVGDGTTALADEDRPSSSGTTVSDRSHTEVSAETTIPAAERTVPSVEELEELLEIPEQRRRPSFRERLARARDGLTSSLSRIARRDRFGEEDWEELEDALIAADVGVATAGRLVERVRERAGTAKIRSFPKVVRALRDEMIGELSGKERALERAEHGPTVWLFVGVNGVGKTTTIAKVGRREIAEGRKVIFAAGDTFRAAATEQLESWAERVGASVVSAHEGADPASVVYDAIEAAAARGSDLVLADTAGRLHTRTNLMEELKKVRRVAEKGAGTVCEVFLVVDATTGQNGLAQAKTFAEAVGVTGVVLTKLDGSAKGGIVFSIESELGIPVKLVGLGEGPDDLVEFDPVEFVDGLLADVSGTADEASDSRDGRDGGIRGSEEGPGE, encoded by the coding sequence ATGGAGTTGTTGATCCTCGTCGCACTCATGGTGGTCGTCTCGTTGGTCGTCCTCGTCGGCGCTCGAGTGCGCTCGCGCGGCGAGCTCGAGCCCCCGCCTCCCGCCGTCGGGGACGGGACGACGGCTCTAGCCGACGAAGATCGTCCGTCTTCGTCGGGCACCACGGTGTCGGACCGGTCCCACACGGAGGTGTCGGCCGAGACCACGATTCCTGCGGCGGAGCGGACGGTGCCGTCGGTAGAGGAGCTCGAGGAGCTCTTGGAGATCCCCGAGCAGCGTCGCCGCCCGAGCTTCAGGGAAAGGCTGGCGAGGGCCCGTGACGGACTTACCTCGAGCCTCTCGCGGATCGCGCGACGGGACCGTTTCGGCGAAGAGGACTGGGAGGAGCTCGAGGACGCTCTCATCGCGGCCGACGTGGGAGTGGCCACGGCCGGGCGTTTGGTGGAGAGGGTACGAGAGCGGGCGGGCACCGCGAAGATCCGATCTTTTCCGAAGGTGGTCCGAGCGCTTCGGGATGAGATGATTGGCGAGCTGTCCGGAAAGGAGCGGGCGCTCGAGAGGGCGGAGCACGGTCCCACCGTCTGGCTCTTCGTCGGAGTGAACGGGGTCGGGAAGACCACGACGATCGCAAAGGTGGGTCGAAGGGAGATCGCCGAAGGGAGGAAAGTGATCTTCGCCGCGGGCGACACGTTTCGTGCAGCCGCGACCGAGCAGCTGGAGTCGTGGGCCGAGAGGGTGGGCGCATCCGTGGTGTCGGCTCACGAAGGAGCCGACCCGGCGTCGGTGGTGTACGACGCGATCGAAGCAGCCGCCGCCCGCGGGTCGGATCTAGTGCTGGCCGACACCGCGGGAAGGCTTCACACCCGCACGAACCTCATGGAGGAGTTGAAGAAGGTCAGGAGGGTGGCGGAGAAGGGGGCCGGCACGGTGTGTGAGGTCTTCCTGGTAGTCGACGCCACGACCGGTCAGAACGGACTTGCCCAGGCCAAGACGTTCGCCGAGGCGGTGGGCGTGACCGGAGTCGTCCTAACTAAGCTCGACGGGTCGGCGAAGGGGGGAATCGTGTTCTCGATCGAATCGGAGCTGGGCATACCCGTGAAGTTGGTGGGGCTCGGCGAAGGTCCGGACGACTTGGTCGAGTTCGACCCCGTGGAGTTCGTAGACGGACTCCTCGCCGACGTCTCCGGTACGGCCGATGAGGCGAGCGACTCGCGAGACGGTCGCGACGGTGGGATTCGAGGATCCGAGGAGGGACCTGGAGAATGA